In the Equus quagga isolate Etosha38 unplaced genomic scaffold, UCLA_HA_Equagga_1.0 64743_RagTag, whole genome shotgun sequence genome, GAATTATGAAATCTAATTTTCTGTGTGTTACAATCTCACACATTTCTTCACCACAAATGTGCTCCTGACATTGTTTAACCAATGTTGGTACATTTGGATGCAGCTGATGAGGCTCCTTTTAAACCTTAAGGCATCAGATAAATAGGTTCCTACGTGTATACAGGGTGCCACTTCTCATGGTAGCATCTGGTAATCCAGTTTAGCTATTTCCAAGGAATTCCTCCCAGATGATCACATTTTCTCTGGGTAGAGCTTGCTGAGGAATATCTTCCTCATGGCGATATTCAGCTCCTTGTTCCTGAGGCTGAAGATGATGGGGCTGAGGAAGGGCATGAGGACCGTGTAGGTGACGCCCATCAGGGTGTCTCCTTCCAGAGACTGGGGACTCTTGGACCTGAGGTAGATGACAGAGGCAAAGCTATAGTGCACGACCACCACAGTGAGGTGGGACACACACGTGGAGAAGGCCTTGTGCCGGCCCTCTGCTGAGGGGATCCACAAGATGGTGGACACGATGAAGGCATaggagaggaggatgaggagacAGCAGCCAAGCAGGATGGTGATGCAGACCAGGCCCACACCCTTGGCCACTCCTGGTACATCAGTTCCACAGGCCAACTTCAACAGTGGGGGCACGTGGCAGAAGAAATGGTGGACCTCATTGGGTCCACAGAAGATGAGGTGGAAAATGGCCATTGTCACCACCATCCCCATGACTGAGCCACCAGCCCAGGACCAGGCCACTAGGCAGGCACAGCTACCAGGACTCATGAGCACACTATAGCACAGAGGGTGGCAGATGGCCACGTAGCGGTCGTAGCCCATGACGGTGAGCAGGAAGGAGTGGGTGAACCCGAAAGTGAAGGAGAAGAACATCTGGCTGCCACAGGCTGTGAAGGTGA is a window encoding:
- the LOC124234021 gene encoding olfactory receptor 10H1-like, producing MQGDNLSAVSEFILIGFSTFPHLQLVFFLLFLLMHLFTLLGNLLIMATIWSERSLHTPMHLFLCTLSISEILYTFTIIPRMLADLLSTVHSITFTACGSQMFFSFTFGFTHSFLLTVMGYDRYVAICHPLCYSVLMSPGSCACLVAWSWAGGSVMGMVVTMAIFHLIFCGPNEVHHFFCHVPPLLKLACGTDVPGVAKGVGLVCITILLGCCLLILLSYAFIVSTILWIPSAEGRHKAFSTCVSHLTVVVVHYSFASVIYLRSKSPQSLEGDTLMGVTYTVLMPFLSPIIFSLRNKELNIAMRKIFLSKLYPEKM